From Humisphaera borealis, the proteins below share one genomic window:
- a CDS encoding ABC transporter permease gives MSQVDVNGLPALQPLNDGGDPGRTIGQRLLNVLPWAALESIAITLLGILVSMVLFGVFVLLAGHSPFEVYELMYKGAFGTSFAWGNTLTRAAPLLLTGLCTALPARLGMVIIGGEGALVMGGLSAAAVATAVSGASPAVTISCMFLAGSLVGGLWIAAAGALKQFRGVNETICSLLLIYIAVAILNHMVDKGPMWDPSSLNNPSSHFIGDANRIGKLPGIDVHWGLVIGIVACLICWVLMDRTTLGFAASIVGGNARAAKMAGLSIASITLIVSFLAGAAAGIAGVTEVAAVHGRANANLAVGYGYTGILVAFLARHNPLAIIPVAVLIGGISAGGGRLQKSLMMPDATALVFQGILFLVVLVFETLYGRLKFLQRREAKS, from the coding sequence ATGTCCCAGGTCGACGTCAACGGGCTGCCGGCCCTTCAACCGCTGAACGACGGCGGCGATCCCGGCCGGACGATCGGGCAGCGATTGCTGAATGTGCTGCCGTGGGCGGCGTTGGAATCGATCGCGATCACGTTGCTGGGCATCCTGGTCTCGATGGTGCTGTTCGGCGTCTTCGTGCTGCTGGCGGGGCACAGTCCGTTTGAAGTTTACGAGTTGATGTACAAAGGGGCTTTCGGCACATCGTTCGCCTGGGGTAATACGCTGACCCGTGCCGCCCCGCTGCTTCTGACCGGGTTATGCACGGCCCTGCCTGCCCGACTGGGCATGGTCATCATCGGTGGCGAAGGGGCGCTGGTGATGGGCGGCTTGTCGGCGGCGGCCGTCGCGACAGCCGTCAGTGGCGCTTCGCCTGCGGTTACGATTTCGTGCATGTTTCTCGCCGGTTCGCTGGTCGGCGGGCTTTGGATTGCCGCCGCCGGCGCGCTCAAGCAGTTTCGCGGCGTCAACGAAACCATCTGCAGCCTGCTGCTGATCTATATCGCTGTCGCGATCCTCAACCACATGGTCGACAAGGGGCCGATGTGGGATCCTTCGAGCCTCAACAATCCCTCCAGCCATTTCATCGGCGACGCCAATCGCATCGGCAAGCTGCCCGGGATTGATGTCCATTGGGGTCTGGTCATCGGCATCGTCGCTTGCCTGATCTGCTGGGTGCTGATGGATCGGACGACGCTGGGCTTCGCGGCGAGCATTGTCGGCGGAAACGCGCGGGCGGCGAAGATGGCCGGGCTGTCGATCGCCAGCATCACGCTGATTGTCAGCTTTCTCGCCGGGGCCGCCGCCGGCATCGCCGGTGTGACGGAAGTCGCAGCCGTTCACGGGCGCGCCAATGCCAATCTCGCCGTCGGCTACGGATACACCGGGATCCTGGTGGCCTTTCTCGCGCGTCACAATCCCCTGGCGATCATTCCCGTGGCGGTGCTGATCGGCGGCATTTCGGCCGGCGGAGGACGCCTGCAAAAGTCGCTGATGATGCCCGATGCCACTGCGTTGGTATTCCAGGGCATTCTGTTCCTGGTTGTCCTGGTATTTGAAACACTCTACGGCCGGCTGAAGTTCCTGCAGCGAAGGGAGGCGAAGTCGTGA